In the genome of Arabidopsis thaliana chromosome 4, partial sequence, the window ACTCCgaaaaaatttcatttcaaatggctcaaaatagatttttaaaaataatttcaaatttcaaatctaAACTTTACagaattgattttaatttcatgATACACCCCCAAAAACGCAAACAGTTGGCATGATAAATACAAATCGGTTTAccgaaaaagaaacaaatccaaatgCTAGTGTGTACATTGGCATGGaattgtctttgtttttggttgttaaaGAATTGCATTGTTAAATTACAGATTGTATGGAATTATAGTCTTGTGGTGACACCAAAGATACTCGGATCTTTCTTTCACTTGTGTCGctgaaaactgaaaagaacaaataataataaaacgcAAAGCAAAGGGCGTTTCTTGGAAGCATGAGTTCGCAAAATGGTGATTAGGCAAAGCAACGGCGCTCAAAGCTTTTTCAACACTAATCTCTTTGATTTGCGTATCACCCTTCGGCAAATCGGACACACCTTACTTTCTTCCGACAAGATCCTTTGAGCACAGCCGCGACAAGTGGCAGAGTGACCACACGGTACAAAGAAACAGTTTCTACGTTCCTCGAAGCATATAACACACAGTGTCGAGTAGTCCACATCATCCGACGAGctaaacgacgccgtttctACATCTCCCTTCCCCGTTACCTCCAACGACTCATTGATCAACGGCGGCGTCCAATCGGTGgtgacttcttcttctgccaCCAATGGTAGCCTCTGTGTGTCATCCTCCATGTCACATTCGCTCAGGAATTTCAATACCAAATAAGTAATCGTCATTATTGTTCCTgagaaacaataacaaaaacaaaaaaacaaacaaattagcTCTACATTGAAGATAAATAGTACTCCATatgttaattatataaatatgggAGAAATATAGTACCCAAAACTGTAATATAAATCACCACTCTAGCTGAGAAGGATAGCCCCAAGTACCATCGAACGAACTCATCCTGCAAAATACAAGTTACtcgcatatatatattaatccaTGGTTTcgtcaagtttttttttttatatagaaaattgaGTAGAGCTAGGAGCTAGAGGGGTACTCGCGTTATCCGATGGTAACTTGATGGAATTTAGTTTACGGAAGAACATATATAGAAGCTGCAGACATTTTGAGATCGT includes:
- a CDS encoding RING/U-box superfamily protein (RING/U-box superfamily protein; FUNCTIONS IN: zinc ion binding; LOCATED IN: endomembrane system; CONTAINS InterPro DOMAIN/s: Zinc finger, RING-type (InterPro:IPR001841), Zinc finger, C3HC4 RING-type (InterPro:IPR018957); BEST Arabidopsis thaliana protein match is: RING/U-box superfamily protein (TAIR:AT2G38185.3); Has 30201 Blast hits to 17322 proteins in 780 species: Archae - 12; Bacteria - 1396; Metazoa - 17338; Fungi - 3422; Plants - 5037; Viruses - 0; Other Eukaryotes - 2996 (source: NCBI BLink).), with protein sequence MRVTCILQDEFVRWYLGLSFSARVVIYITVLGTIMTITYLVLKFLSECDMEDDTQRLPLVAEEEVTTDWTPPLINESLEVTGKGDVETASFSSSDDVDYSTLCVICFEERRNCFFVPCGHSATCRGCAQRILSEESKVCPICRRVIRKSKRLVLKKL
- a CDS encoding RING/U-box superfamily protein (RING/U-box superfamily protein; FUNCTIONS IN: zinc ion binding; LOCATED IN: endomembrane system; CONTAINS InterPro DOMAIN/s: Zinc finger, RING-type (InterPro:IPR001841), Zinc finger, C3HC4 RING-type (InterPro:IPR018957); BEST Arabidopsis thaliana protein match is: RING/U-box superfamily protein (TAIR:AT2G38185.3); Has 30201 Blast hits to 17322 proteins in 780 species: Archae - 12; Bacteria - 1396; Metazoa - 17338; Fungi - 3422; Plants - 5037; Viruses - 0; Other Eukaryotes - 2996 (source: NCBI BLink).), translating into MFDATISKCLQLLYMFFRKLNSIKLPSDNDEFVRWYLGLSFSARVVIYITVLGTIMTITYLVLKFLSECDMEDDTQRLPLVAEEEVTTDWTPPLINESLEVTGKGDVETASFSSSDDVDYSTLCVICFEERRNCFFVPCGHSATCRGCAQRILSEESKVCPICRRVIRKSKRLVLKKL
- a CDS encoding RING/U-box superfamily protein (RING/U-box superfamily protein; FUNCTIONS IN: zinc ion binding; CONTAINS InterPro DOMAIN/s: Zinc finger, RING-type (InterPro:IPR001841), Zinc finger, C3HC4 RING-type (InterPro:IPR018957); BEST Arabidopsis thaliana protein match is: RING/U-box superfamily protein (TAIR:AT2G38185.4); Has 30201 Blast hits to 17322 proteins in 780 species: Archae - 12; Bacteria - 1396; Metazoa - 17338; Fungi - 3422; Plants - 5037; Viruses - 0; Other Eukaryotes - 2996 (source: NCBI BLink).), whose amino-acid sequence is MTITYLVLKFLSECDMEDDTQRLPLVAEEEVTTDWTPPLINESLEVTGKGDVETASFSSSDDVDYSTLCVICFEERRNCFFVPCGHSATCRGCAQRILSEESKVCPICRRVIRKSKRLVLKKL